A genome region from Glycine max cultivar Williams 82 chromosome 5, Glycine_max_v4.0, whole genome shotgun sequence includes the following:
- the LOC100803297 gene encoding IQ domain-containing protein IQM2, with product MGISFSCPFAKYNDVEDGLDSVVVKSINFGNDEIKTPMRSVSFKNEDLEPTILKSLGSGKMTIEASVSFKRKDIDNIISTNTLSFDKEENMPISRTSKKSKEMDDLPFKSECQLETIQSALLNPNSPKHIAALKLQKVYKSFRTRRKLADCAILVEQSWWKLLDFAELKRSSISFFEIEKHETAVSRWSRARTRAAKVGKGLSKDDKAQKLALQHWLEAIDPRHRYGHNLHFYYDRWLQSQSREPFFYWLDIGEGKEVNLEKCPRSKLQQQCIKYLGPMERLAYEVVVEDGKFFYKQTGELLNTGEDAHAKWIFVLSTSKTLYVGKKTKGSFQHSSFLAGGATSSAGRLVIENGVLKAVWPHSGHYRPTEENFKEFISFLQENNVSLSDVKMDPVDEADDLLSLRSSGHLRSHSSEEDFTENMNGLEIVETIIEGSVAAEKANLIETERSSVLMAPCTRRFQILGRELSNLEIPKRGHVFEGLENEIEGSEQSCVSIQMESQETTQAFVPELDHTNSDENLSDDNDVETIPQESILKRINSHKEMKSYQLGKQLSCKWTTGAGPRIGCVRDYPCELQFRALEQVNLSPRSGSRSKSSFAPRSTTLLSSSLSNVASLCGNLTIEPLHMPQRGESNSSGSKCSPLIRGSSVIPVIHSS from the exons ATGGGGATTTCCTTCTCATGTCCATTTGCCAAGTACAATGATGTAGAAGATGGCTTAGACTCCGTTGTTGTAAAATCCATCAACTTTGGCAATGACGAAATCAAAACTCCAATGCGATCGGTCAGTTTCAAGAACGAAGATTTAGAACCCACCATCCTTAAATCTCTAGGTTCTGGAAAGATGACAATAGAGGCATCTGTGAGCTTCAAAAGAAAGGACATTGATAACATCATCTCAACCAACACTTTGTCATTTGACAAAGAGGAAAACATGCCTATCTCAAGGACTAGCAAAAAGAGCAAAGAAATGGATGATCTTCCTTTTAAGTCAGAGTGTCAACTGGAAACCATCCAATCAGCACTTCTAAATCCAAACAGCCCCAAACACATTGCAGCACTTAAATTGCAGAAAGTATACAAGAGTTTTCGCACGagaagaaagctagcagattgTGCAATTCTTGTTGAACAAAGCTG gTGGAAGCTCTTGGATTTTGCTGAACTCAAGCGCAGCTCCATATCTTTCTTTGAGATTGAGAAACATGAAACTGCAGTTTCGCGTTGGTCTAGAGCCAGAACTAGAGCTGCTAAG GTTGGAAAAGGTTTATCAAAAGATGATAAAGCTCAAAAACTTGCTTTACAGCACTGGCTTGAAGCG ATTGACCCTCGCCATCGCTATGGACATAATCTACACTTCTATTACGATAGGTGGCTTCAGTCTCAGAGCAGAGAACCCTTCTTCTACTG GTTAGATATAGGAGAAGGAAAAGAAGTAAATCTTGAGAAGTGCCCTCGTTCCAAACTTCAACAGCAGTGCATTAAATATCTTGGTCCG ATGGAAAGGCTGGCTTATGAAGTTGTTGTGGAGGATGGAAAGTTCTTCTACAAGCAGACAGGAGAGCTCCTTAACACTGGAGAAGATGCACATGCCAAGTGGATTTTTGTCCTTAGCACATCTAAGACATTGTATGTTGGCAAGAAGACAAAAGGTTCATTTCAGCACTCTAGCTTCTTGGCTGGAGGAGCCACATCTTCTGCTGGGAGACTAGTGATTGAAAATGGTGTCTTGAAG GCTGTTTGGCCTCACAGTGGTCATTATCGTCCGACAGAAGAAAATTTTAAGGAATTTATTTCATTCCTTCAGGAGAACAATGTGAGCCTTTCTGATGTCAAG ATGGATCCAGTTGATGAGGCTGATGACTTGCTTTCTCTGAGAAGTAGTGGTCATCTTAGAAGCCACTCATCTGAAGAGGACTTCACTGAGAACATGAATGGCCTGGAGATTGTAGAGACCATTATTGAAGGCTCAGTTGCAGCAGAGAAGGCCAATTTGATCGAAACCGAGAGGTCTTCTGTATTGATGGCACCTTGCACAAGGCGATTTCAAATTCTTGGAAGAGAACTGAGCAATCTAGAAATACCAAAAAGGGGTCATGTGTTTGAAGGACTAGAAAATGAGATAGAAGGTAGTGAACAAAGCTGTGTGAGTATCCAAATGGAATCTCAAGAAACAACACAAGCATTTGTACCAGAGCTAGACCATACAAATTCAGATGAAAACTTATCTGATGACAATGATGTAGAAACCATTCCACAAGAGTCCATACTCAAAAGAATCAACTCACATAAAGAAATGAAATCATATCAACTGGGGAAGCAGTTGTCTTGCAAATGGACAACCGGAGCGGGGCCGCGCATTGGCTGTGTGAGAGACTACCCTTGTGAGCTTCAGTTCCGAGCTTTGGAGCAAGTTAATCTGTCTCCAAGAAGTGGATCCCGCTCTAAATCATCCTTTGCTCCTAGAAGCACCACTTTGTTGAGCTCTAGTCTTTCAAATGTAGCAAGTCTATGTGGGAACTTAACAATTGAACCACTTCACATGCCTCAAAGAGGTGAGTCCAATAGTTCAGGATCAAAATGCTCCCCTTTGATCAGAGGATCATCAGTGATACCAGTTATTCACAGTTCATGA